A single window of Hippocampus zosterae strain Florida chromosome 15, ASM2543408v3, whole genome shotgun sequence DNA harbors:
- the LOC127616141 gene encoding semaphorin-6B-like codes for MYSAVMATVGPLLTFFLLLLHLADGSFPEEPSPLGYVPLEVVRRYPVFLGRAHRSAQRQELHIQTVLQVNRTLYIGARDDLYRVELDNMAGDEMFYSKKRTWESNKNDIRVCRMKGKHEGECRNFVKVLLRQHGGLFVCGTNAFNPLCANYTRDTLEMVGEPVSGMARCPYDPRHANVALFADGSLFTGTVTDFLAIDAVIYRSLGDSPALRTVKHDSKWFREPYFVSAMEWGSHIYFFFREMAMEFHHLEKVMVSRVARVCKSDLGGSQRVLEKQWTTFLKARLNCSVPGDSHFYFNLLHATSGIIRMQGRDVILGLFSTPPNSIPGSAVCVFDMQQLAHAFEGRFKEQKSPESIWTPVPEEAVPKPRPGGCAVQGSRFSSSTTLPDEVLNFVKTHPLMDETVPLLGHRPWVVKTMGRYQLTAMVVDTDAGPYRNRTVLFLGSTRGTILKFLMIPNGDSMSHSSVFLEEVEAFNPERCGEDSPQARQLLSLTLDRTSHTLLLAFPSCLVRVPTSRCHLYSRCMKSCLASRDPYCGWTRGSTCSFLRPGTRLPFQQDVEYGNTASQLGDCDGILQQSLLIEPESLVSLNLLVASAVSAFTIGAALSGFAVCWIMARKPRSRRHGNAAQSSIRRRERGLLSKAGGMGGSVLSVTRQGGGERTCTQGGETLLVMPNGWVKSGELDPGFLPTPEHTPQQKRRGLRLSDSNSGGWDTSQTYLGGGSVGLGSPCRMPPSVYLTTRLFQQGGGGRHGCEGRGSDAPRQHYVCLSRQEKGGKGTPKGPLRKSAGEYVYPMTPQDSPERRRVVSAPGAPAECGEPLPLRWPAPEGYILGGHAAVPAVPLPPPSMPAHSAQTYASQQHTPALTRALLRGALERGELGELMDLSQLMSKKNCNDRTQAGR; via the exons ATGTATTCCGCTGTCATGGCAACGGTGGGTCCACTTCTCACATTTTTTCTCCTGCTGCTTCATTTGGCTGATGGCTCATTCCCAGAGGAGCCCAGTCCACTCGGCTATGTCCCTCTGGAGG TGGTGAGAAGGTATCCGGTGTTCCTGGGCAGAGCTCACCGTTCAGCACAGAGACAGGAGCTGCACATCCAAACGGTGCTACAAGTCAATCGAACACTCTACATAGGAGCCAG AGATGATTTATACCGGGTGGAACTGGACAACATGGCGGGTGATGAGATGTTCTACAGCAAG AAACGGACATGGGAATCCAACAAAAACGACATTCGAGTGTGCCGAATGAAGGGGAAACATGAG GGAGAATGCCGTAATTTTGTCAAGGTTCTTCTCCGGCAGCATGGAGGCCTGTTTGTGTGCGGAACCAACGCCTTCAACCCGCTGTGTGCAAACTACACC AGAGATACTCTAGAAATGGTGGGAGAGCCCGTGAGCGGAATGGCGCGCTGCCCGTATGATCCGCGGCATGCCAACGTGGCTTTATTTGCAG ATGGAAGTCTTTTCACTGGTACCGTGACAGACTTCCTGGCCATCGACGCGGTGATCTATCGCAGTCTCGGCGACAGCCCCGCCCTGCGCACGGTCAAACACGATTCCAAATGGTTCCGAG AGCCCTACTTTGTGAGCGCCATGGAATGGGGCTCTcacatttatttcttcttcaGAGAAATGGCCATGGAGTTTCATCATCTAGAAAAG GTCATGGTGTCCCGCGTGGCTCGCGTGTGTAAATCCGACCTCGGCGGCTCTCAGCGTGTCCTCGAGAAACAGTGGACCACCTTCCTGAAGGCTCGGCTCAATTGCTCCGTGCCGGGAGACTCGCACTTCTACTTCAACCTCCTGCACGCCACGAGCGGCATCATTCGCATGCAAGGGCGGGACGTCATTTTGGGCCTTTTCTCCACACCCCCAAACAG CATCCCCGGTTCTGCCGTGTGCGTGTTTGACATGCAGCAGCTCGCTCACGCTTTCGAGGGACGCTTCAAGGAACAGAAATCCCCAGAGTCCATTTGGACTCCGGTACCAGAAGAAGCCGTTCCCAAACCCAG ACCTGGAGGATGTGCAGTCCAAGGATCCCGATTTAGTTCCTCCACCACGCTGCCAGACGAGGTGTTAAATTTTGTCAAAACCCACCCTCTGATGGACGAGACGGTCCCGCTGCTGGGGCACAGACCCTGGGTGGTCAAGACTATGGGCCG GTACCAGCTGACAGCAATGGTGGTGGACACCGACGCCGGACCCTACAGGAACCGCACGGTTTTGTTCCTGGGCTCCACCCGAGGGACGATTCTCAAGTTTCTGATGATTCCCAACGGGGATTCCATGTCCCACAGCAGTGTGTTCTTGGAGGAGGTAGAGGCTTTCAACCCCGAGAG ATGCGGTGAGGATTCACCGCAGGCCCGCCAGCTCTTGTCTTTGACGTTGGACCGTACCAGCCACACTCTACTGCTGGCCTTCCCGTCCTGCCTGGTCCGTGTGCCCACATCCCGTTGCCACCTGTACTCCCGTTGCATGAA GAGTTGCCTCGCCTCCAGGGACCCGTACTGTGGCTGGACCAGAGGCAGCACCTGCTCCTTCCTTAGACCAGGAACCAG GCTCCCATTTCAACAAGACGTGGAATACGGAAACACCGCCTCCCAATTAGGAGACTGTGATG GCATCCTGCAGCAGAGTCTCCTCATCGAACCCGAGAGTCTGGTCTCGCTCAATCTGCTGGTGGCTTCGGCGGTGTCGGCGTTCACCATCGGGGCGGCGCTCTCGGGCTTCGCCGTCTGCTGGATCATGGCCCGCAAGCCCAGGAGccgtcgccatggcaacgcCGCTCAGTCGTCCATCCGCCGGCGAGAAAGGGGCCTGTTGAGCAAAGCCGGCGGAATGGGAGGCTCCGTGCTCAGCGTGACGCGGCAGGGGGGCGGAGAGCGCACCTGCACCCAGGGCGGGGAGACCCTCTTGGTGATGCCCAACGGGTGGGTCAAATCCGGGGAGCTggaccccggtttcctccccacCCCGGAGCACACGCCCCAGCAGAAACGAAGAGGCCTGCGCCTGTCCGACTCCAACTCCGGGGGGTGGGACACCAGCCAGACCTACTTGGGGGGTGGCTCGGTGGGTTTGGGCTCCCCCTGTCGAATGCCCCCCTCGGTTTATCTGACCACCAGACTCTTCCAACAGGGGGGAGGCGGCCGGCACGGCTGCGAGGGCCGGGGGAGCGACGCCCCCCGGCAGCATTACGTTTGCTTGAGCAGGCAGGAGAAAGGAGGAAAGGGGACGCCCAAAGGCCCCTTGAGGAAGTCGGCGGGGGAATACGTGTACCCCATGACCCCCCAGGACTCGCCCGAGCGTCGGAGGGTGGTCTCGGCGCCCGGCGCGCCGGCCGAGTGCGGCGAGCCTCTGCCGTTGCGCTGGCCGGCCCCGGAAGGCTACATCCTCGGCGGCCACGCCGCCGTGCCCGCGGTCCCCTTGCCCCCTCCCTCGATGCCTGCCCACAGCGCTCAGACGTACGCGTCCCAACAGCACACGCCGGCTCTCACCAGGGCCCTCCTGAGGGGGGCTTTGGAGCGAGGGGAGCTGGGGGAGCTGATGGACCTCAGCCAGCTGATGAGTAAGAAGAACTGCAATGACAGGACTCAGGCTGGCCGctga